The stretch of DNA CTTGGCGGCGCTGATAGCGATGAAAGGCTTACGAGCGCCGGCCGCCTTCATCTGGTCGAGCCAGAACTCGGTGAATTCTAGCGGCCCGGTGTACTCATCGCTGGTGAACTGGATCACGTTCGAATTATCGACGAAGTTCTCAACGCATTTCGCTAAATAGCCACGGTGCAGTTTGCGCAACTCTGCATTGTCAGGGTCGTAGAACTGATGAGCGATGAAGATGCGTTTGTCACCGACGTAGGGCGGCGGCTCGGTCAGACCGGTCTCGTTGAGGTTGTTCGCCGGACGCCAAGGGGAATCGGCCCAGTGCGCGCCCGCCTCAAGAATGTTGTGCTGGAAATAGCACTGATGCATCAGCACGAGTCCGCGCTCGTCACAGAGCTCAGCGAAGTCTCGCAGCCGGTCCCAGTACCAAGCGTTGAACTTCGTCAGATCGTACTTGCTGAGCCCGTCCCACGCTCGGCCCTGGCCGCTGCGGGCGAAGGGTTGCTCGAAGAAGGGTGGAGCCACGCTCGCCGTCCCGCGGCGGACCAACAGGTGGTCGTCGCGGCGGCGGTCGTACCAGAGGCCGTAATGATGGTCGTACGCAGAGATGCCGGCGGCGCGCATACCGTCAGCGACCGCGACGAGATCGTCGGTTAGTCCGACGCCGTACCGGCCGGGCGCCCAGCGCGTTATCGACGGCCCGAATTCCACGGCGTCGTCCGGCCGGACTACCCCTCTCCACCAAGTGGGGCTCAGGGTATTTCCTGTCAGCACCTGACCATCGATCGTCAACCAGCCATTGACGATCTTCAAATCATGCCGTTCCGGGGCCGGCCTACTGCTTAGAGTCTTGACGAGCAAATTGAAATGTAACTTTCGGTCATCATCGGGGGGTTTGACCGCCGACAGTCGCTCTTCGATCGCGTCTCTCAGTGTCTTGAGGGGACGATTCGATCGCTGGACAAAACGTCGCGTCTCCTCGAGGGTCGGACTGGTGGACTCGACGGGGTCAAGCAACAGCGGTTCCACTCGCTTCGCGGCGTCCTCGCCGATTCGCTCAGCAAGCTGTGCCTTATATAGGCTTCGCGGGCGGACGAAGTCGCTGAGGCCTGACATCACCCCGTCACCCACGGGCTGCGCCCAGTAACCGATGGCCCAGTTCTGGGCCGTCGGCGGTGAGAAGCAGTGCAGTTGGGCGGCTTGGCATTGGAAAGCCACGCAATTGGCGGCCGACCAACCGGCGCCGGGCGGGTCGAGCCAGCGGTTGGTGAAAACGAGGTCGGCGCCGTCGATTCGGACGTTGTCGTAGAGCACGCCGGAGGCCCAACTCTCGAGCGGCCCGCTATCGCCGTGGGCGTTGTAGGCGTAGCAGTTTACATACGCGTTTGGACCCGGCGCACAGTGACCGACTGCGAAGTCGTTTCGGCCTTCTTCTGCCCAGCAGCGTAGAAAGAGCGTTTGCTGGCCTTGCGTGAAGAACGACTGCCGGCGGTACCCGGCGATCTCAGACACGGGCGTTAGCGCGAGGCAATCCTCGACCGTCGCGTGTCGTACCCCCTCCCGCAGCAGCACGGCTCCACCAGCAAAGCCCTCGAAGCGCATCCGGCGTAACCAGAGGTTCTCCACGTCATTGGCGATGACGCCGTGCCAGCTGTGTTCCTCGTCGAGCGGGTTGTCACTCACTGTTTCGCTACGCAGGGTGAGGTCTTCGACGCCGATCTCACGTAGTCGATGGTTCTCCGTCACGAGCGCGACTTGAGCGCCACCGAATTTCCGGTCAAGGGCGGTCGTCACCGGTGCGTCAAGCGTAACGCGGTCGCCGTCGATAGCCGCAACCGTCCGCTCCCAGCGAACGTCGCACCTTCCGGGTCGCCAGCCAACTCCGTCCGCCCGTGCGCCAAGGGCCTCGATCCATTCCGCGGTGGCAGGGCGCGTGACTAACACGGCGTCACCGACTTTTAGGCTGTTCGCCGGCGGCAACCTGAGGATCGTCGCTCCGACTGGTACGTAGTCGTCAAGAATGCCGATCGGCTCACCCGTCGCCAACCTATCGTGTCCAGACGGCCGAATACGAATTACCGGCCTGCGTCCTTTGCCTGTCGCAATAAGCGTCGTGCGATCGGCGCCGGAGCCACGCAAGACGATGCCGCTTGTTGCAATCTGTAGTTCACCGGCGACACGGTGTATGCCTTGCCCTAGCAGAACGGCCCCACGAAAGCCGTCTTCGTCGGGCGCCAAAGTAGCGATGTAGTCGATTGCCGCCTGGATGCGTTCGCCGTTGTCGCCTTCGATGGCGTCAACAAGAACTCGCGCCGGAGGCGAGGGGATGTCAACGTCGGCGCCGGCGTATCCGCACGATGAGAAGTCGGGGATTCGGTCGCCTCTTTCGTTAGCTTGATACGTTAGCTCGCCTTCTTCGCCGAGCGAAACGGGCGCGGATGGCGAAGCGGCCACAGCCGGTGGCGCCGGGCAAAGTAGAAATAATAGCGCAAGCATTCTGAAAGTCTTCATGCCTCGACCTCTTGATGGGATTCCACGACAACGGGCGGCCGGCGGCGCCAGTAGTTGGCGAGCAGCGATCCCGATACGTTCATCCAAGCGATGAAGATCGCTGCGGGGAGGCCGAGCGTGGCGAGTTTGCCCATATCGGCGGCGATTCCGGTCGCCATGCCGCCGTTTTGCATACCGACTTCAATCGCTACAGTCCGCGCTGACTGCTCGTTCATCCCCAAGAGGCGGCTAACACCGTATCCGAGCAGATATCCCAGGAAATTATGCATGCCAGCGGCGACGATTAGCACGACGCCAACCGCAAGCAAATGATCTCGGCCCTCGGCGGTGGTCATGCCCGTAACGTAGATGATGCCCGCCATCGAGAGAGCAGGCATCGCCTTCGCAATCTGCGGCATGGCGCTAACTACGATGTGGTAGATGACGCCAAACGCGATCCCACCGAGCACCCAGGCGAACAAATCGACACCGAGAGCGATGCTCGGTCTGGAAATCACAATGCCGCCGCCAACATACACTGAGCAGAACACCACGCCCGCTAGGGCGGCGCCCCAGGCTATCGCTTTTCCGCGTACATCGGCGCGAAGGAGATAATCGTGCACCAGGGCCGCTCCTGTCGGCACGATCACAATCTTGACGATGCTCGCCATCATGCTCACGAAGCTGATCGTAACGTCAGTGCCCTCCAGTAACGACGCTGCCATCGTCTTCATCCAGAAGGGCGTTACGATGGGCGCCAAGAGCGTCGCCACGGCGGTAAGAGTTATTGATAGCGCTAGATTTGCCTTCGCGATGTAGGCCATGACATTCGACGCTAAGCCGCTCGAACACGACCCGATCAGGACCATCCCCGCGCCGATCCCCGGCGGCAGCCGGAAGCCAATTGCGATGCCGAAGCCTACAAGAGGCATGATGGTGAACTGACAGAGGAGCCCGATCATCACGGGCAACGGCGTCCGGGCGATGCCGACAAAGTCGCGAATCCCCATCTGAGTCCCCATGCCAAACATCACCGCCTGAATCACTACCAGCAGGAGCAGCTTGTAGTGAGGCGTTCCTGGCGCGAAAGGTTGGAACACCTGCGGGGACAGGAGAGCAGTAACGACCGCCGCCACGATCCAGGCTGTAAACGTTAGCGTACGTAATGCCGGGATGCTCGAGAAGCCGCAGGCCAGCGCCACGAGACCCGACGTTAGTGCGAGCGTAGCGCCGTCATAGGACCCAGCTACATACAGCCCTGCCGCACAGGCAACTAGCGCTAGCGCAACGGCGAGACAGGCCCGCAACAATTGGTGGATCAGCGCAGAGATCACTTCTTCGCTAGGTAAGAGATCGCAAGCCGGGGACTCGACAAGATTGGCGTCTTCGGAGCTGTGTCGCCGAGTTGACTCACGACTCGGGCCATCGACGCCTGCGCTAGCACCACCACATCGCAGGTCGAAGCGAGGTCCAACAGCGCTTCGGCGACCATCGAGTCGTGCTTCTCGGAATCGCCAGACATCAGGCAATCGAAGGCGCCATCGCACAGACGACTGACAATCATCGGCGCAGCGCCGGCCGCAGCGGCGCAACGGCGGATGAGGTCGGTGGTCGGATCGAGCGTCGTCGGTAGCGTGGCGGCGACTCCGATCTTTCCACCGATACGCACCGCTTCGTCCGCCATCGGCTGATCGACTCGCAGCACCGGGATATCGACCAACGCCGCTGATCGCTCGACTGCGTCGCCGATCGATGAGCACGTCACAAGCACTTGGTCCGCACCCGCTTCTTGAGCCGCGTAAACGTGGCTAGCGACACGGTGCGATACGCTCGGTGTAAGTCGGCCGGTTGCGATCACTTCCTTGATTAGGCTGTCGTCAGCGATGTTGAACGTCTCAACGCCCGGGAGTAACTCACTGCACAGGTCAGCAAAGACTGGCACGAGCGTCGCCGAAGTGTGGATTAGTCCGAGTTTCTTCATGCTGCGCTTTTCAGGGTTGGCGAAGGAGACTCGCAAAGAAATCCGGTCGGCCGACCTGGCCTCCCTTGAAGACGAGATAGCTGCCGTCGACAAGGTGATTGGCCGAGTGAGCCCGGCATATCGGCGCGCCGGGCGACAACGGCGCGTGGTACGAAAGCGACTCGATTCCGAGCGACCGCGCCGCGTAACTCGACGTGTCGCCGCCAGCCACAAGCGACAGGGAAAGTTCGGATGCTTCAATCACACGATCGTAGATCGTAGCGAATGCCGTTCCCAGCCGCTCCGCCGAAAGCTGCAGGCCGTTGCGATCTATTCCTTGGCTACTGACAATAACTCCGGGGCTTTCATCCAAGGCCGTCAAGGTGTCTGCCGCGGCATTTCGTATTGCTGATGTATCGCCTCTCTCAATCGACCTAGCATCGATTGTAACTAAGGCAAAGCCAGCTTGGACAGCGACATCGATTTGTGTTGCGGTGATCGGAGAGCAACTCCCCGCCATGATGAGCAACTTGCCTCTCGGCAACGGCTGGTCATGGCGCCTCGTGGGTAAGTTCCACTGTGAAGCCAACGCTGCTTCGATCACCGAAGAACCGACCGAGAACAGTGGGCTGACGGGGCTAGCAAACCGTTCAAGGACGGCGCCGATCGTCGTCACGTTCTGCTCTGTCAAACAATCGAAGAGAACGATTGGCGAGGCCGTTTCTCGACGAGCTCGCTCAACAGCGGCGACCACAGCCTGAGGGCCGCGATCAACGGTGCGGATGTCGATAAGCGCCACACGCTTGTTCGTCTGTTTTTCAAGATGTAGCCGCAAGTCCGATTCATCGGCGGGGGTCACAGGGTGGCGGCTCATTGCAGGGTGGCGATCCAAGCGGAACGCCGGCGTGTTGGCGCCGATCCCGTAGCTCGCAAACAGATTGCCGAAGACACACCACCGACCGAGACTCGGCGCTCCAACTACCAGCGGTACGAATTGACGATTTAGTTCATCCGCTCCGACATCGATCACGCGTCCAATGCTGCCGGTTTCGGGCGATGAGTCGAATGTCGAGCAGACTTTGTAGTGGACATTCGCGACGCCAAGATCGCGTAACGCGCGCAGCGCCGGGCGGACCACAGCGTCGATCTCGGTCGTCGGCAAACTGCGTGTGCGGCCAGCGACGCCGATAGCTTCAACCTCCGGCGTTTTGGCGAGCGACTCGCGACTTGGGGGCTCGATAAACAAGCGTGTCCGCACTCCGGCCTTCTCGAGTTGCTCGAGGGCGTCGGTGGCGCCGGTAAAGTCGTCGGCGTAGTAGGCAAGGCGGAGCGTCACGCATGACCTCCGGCGATCTGGCGCCTCGCCTCGGCGTCGCCGAACTTCTCGACTGCTTGACGGAACTCGGCATGCGTAGCGGCTGCTTCGGCAAGCGTCTTGCCTGCGACGGCTTCGGACCACGCTTGTTGCAGCGCCGCCACGCCCGCTGCCGGCCCACCCGGATGAGCCATGACGCCTCCGCCCGCCATGTAGAGCAGGTCTATGGTCTGGGTCCGCCGATAAGTCTCAAATGCTTGGCCCCCCCATTGCCCCGATGACACCACCGGCAATAGACCACGCGTCGAACCGAGTGGCGCCAAACACGATTGGATCGAGCGCACCACCGAGTCGTCCGACTCCCAGAACTTATTGGCGATGCCGTTAACGTGCAGCTGATCGATGCCCGCCAGTCGCCAGAACTTCTGATAGGCGGGGAATTCGACACCGAGCATCGGGTGCCGGTTGAGCATGCCCCACCCGTTTCGGTGACCGTGGATCGACAACTCGCCATGCTCGCAGAGCCTCTTCACAGCAGAAAGACCGACGCTGTTGATACTGACCATTGCGCAAGTTCCGCCCATGGCGACAATCTTATCGTAATGGCGGAGCATCGCATCGAGGTCATCGGTCACGTTGAATGCAACCATCACGTGCTTGCCGGTCCTGCCGGCGTGCTCGTTGACGACCCGCATCACTGCCTCCACTCGCTCGTCAAAGGGCGAGTGCGGCGGGTTCGCCATTAGCTCGTCGTCTTTGATGAAGTCGATTCCGGCGGCGACGAGCGGCTTGATCAGGGCGGCGGTCTCCGTGGGAGAGAGTCCAACGCTCGGTTTGATGATGGTGCCAATCATCGGCCGGTCTTGAGCGCCGGTGAGCCTTCTTGTCCCTTCGACGCCATGCTTTGGGCCGGCGTATGCGGCTATGAGCGAATCGGGGAACTCCAAATCGAGCAGCTTCATTCCGGTAAAGCCGCGTAGCTCGTAGAGATTGCCTTCCACGGTCGAGACGATCGTCGGCAGGTTGGCGCCGAAGTTCTCGACCGACCAGGACACCGTCACTTCACCGCGTTGGAAGCGGTCGCCCGGCCGTCCTCCGGGAAGGCTTGGGCT from Botrimarina mediterranea encodes:
- a CDS encoding DUF6298 domain-containing protein encodes the protein MKTFRMLALLFLLCPAPPAVAASPSAPVSLGEEGELTYQANERGDRIPDFSSCGYAGADVDIPSPPARVLVDAIEGDNGERIQAAIDYIATLAPDEDGFRGAVLLGQGIHRVAGELQIATSGIVLRGSGADRTTLIATGKGRRPVIRIRPSGHDRLATGEPIGILDDYVPVGATILRLPPANSLKVGDAVLVTRPATAEWIEALGARADGVGWRPGRCDVRWERTVAAIDGDRVTLDAPVTTALDRKFGGAQVALVTENHRLREIGVEDLTLRSETVSDNPLDEEHSWHGVIANDVENLWLRRMRFEGFAGGAVLLREGVRHATVEDCLALTPVSEIAGYRRQSFFTQGQQTLFLRCWAEEGRNDFAVGHCAPGPNAYVNCYAYNAHGDSGPLESWASGVLYDNVRIDGADLVFTNRWLDPPGAGWSAANCVAFQCQAAQLHCFSPPTAQNWAIGYWAQPVGDGVMSGLSDFVRPRSLYKAQLAERIGEDAAKRVEPLLLDPVESTSPTLEETRRFVQRSNRPLKTLRDAIEERLSAVKPPDDDRKLHFNLLVKTLSSRPAPERHDLKIVNGWLTIDGQVLTGNTLSPTWWRGVVRPDDAVEFGPSITRWAPGRYGVGLTDDLVAVADGMRAAGISAYDHHYGLWYDRRRDDHLLVRRGTASVAPPFFEQPFARSGQGRAWDGLSKYDLTKFNAWYWDRLRDFAELCDERGLVLMHQCYFQHNILEAGAHWADSPWRPANNLNETGLTEPPPYVGDKRIFIAHQFYDPDNAELRKLHRGYLAKCVENFVDNSNVIQFTSDEYTGPLEFTEFWLDQMKAAGARKPFIAISAAKDVQDTLLADPKRRDAIDVIDIRYWCYGRDESLYAPPGGANMAPRQHLRQSKVKAGDFASVARAVREYRTYYPTKPVLFNANRFCNTPRDGWAVLMGGGSLADVPPLPEELKRALVAMRPAWNPGESAMRLADDRGHAVCYGVASDASFVVERPSRVRWIDRSSGELSDDVRVSKGVRLTLDGRVAWVTPLY
- a CDS encoding bile acid:sodium symporter family protein → MISALIHQLLRACLAVALALVACAAGLYVAGSYDGATLALTSGLVALACGFSSIPALRTLTFTAWIVAAVVTALLSPQVFQPFAPGTPHYKLLLLVVIQAVMFGMGTQMGIRDFVGIARTPLPVMIGLLCQFTIMPLVGFGIAIGFRLPPGIGAGMVLIGSCSSGLASNVMAYIAKANLALSITLTAVATLLAPIVTPFWMKTMAASLLEGTDVTISFVSMMASIVKIVIVPTGAALVHDYLLRADVRGKAIAWGAALAGVVFCSVYVGGGIVISRPSIALGVDLFAWVLGGIAFGVIYHIVVSAMPQIAKAMPALSMAGIIYVTGMTTAEGRDHLLAVGVVLIVAAGMHNFLGYLLGYGVSRLLGMNEQSARTVAIEVGMQNGGMATGIAADMGKLATLGLPAAIFIAWMNVSGSLLANYWRRRPPVVVESHQEVEA
- a CDS encoding aspartate/glutamate racemase family protein → MKKLGLIHTSATLVPVFADLCSELLPGVETFNIADDSLIKEVIATGRLTPSVSHRVASHVYAAQEAGADQVLVTCSSIGDAVERSAALVDIPVLRVDQPMADEAVRIGGKIGVAATLPTTLDPTTDLIRRCAAAAGAAPMIVSRLCDGAFDCLMSGDSEKHDSMVAEALLDLASTCDVVVLAQASMARVVSQLGDTAPKTPILSSPRLAISYLAKK
- a CDS encoding four-carbon acid sugar kinase family protein, with amino-acid sequence MTLRLAYYADDFTGATDALEQLEKAGVRTRLFIEPPSRESLAKTPEVEAIGVAGRTRSLPTTEIDAVVRPALRALRDLGVANVHYKVCSTFDSSPETGSIGRVIDVGADELNRQFVPLVVGAPSLGRWCVFGNLFASYGIGANTPAFRLDRHPAMSRHPVTPADESDLRLHLEKQTNKRVALIDIRTVDRGPQAVVAAVERARRETASPIVLFDCLTEQNVTTIGAVLERFASPVSPLFSVGSSVIEAALASQWNLPTRRHDQPLPRGKLLIMAGSCSPITATQIDVAVQAGFALVTIDARSIERGDTSAIRNAAADTLTALDESPGVIVSSQGIDRNGLQLSAERLGTAFATIYDRVIEASELSLSLVAGGDTSSYAARSLGIESLSYHAPLSPGAPICRAHSANHLVDGSYLVFKGGQVGRPDFFASLLRQP
- a CDS encoding ribulose-bisphosphate carboxylase large subunit family protein, yielding MKRDPNRLYASYRVETPLALADAAAQLAGEQSSGTFVAVPGESEELKARFAARVEGIIELDIASSPSLPGGRPGDRFQRGEVTVSWSVENFGANLPTIVSTVEGNLYELRGFTGMKLLDLEFPDSLIAAYAGPKHGVEGTRRLTGAQDRPMIGTIIKPSVGLSPTETAALIKPLVAAGIDFIKDDELMANPPHSPFDERVEAVMRVVNEHAGRTGKHVMVAFNVTDDLDAMLRHYDKIVAMGGTCAMVSINSVGLSAVKRLCEHGELSIHGHRNGWGMLNRHPMLGVEFPAYQKFWRLAGIDQLHVNGIANKFWESDDSVVRSIQSCLAPLGSTRGLLPVVSSGQWGGQAFETYRRTQTIDLLYMAGGGVMAHPGGPAAGVAALQQAWSEAVAGKTLAEAAATHAEFRQAVEKFGDAEARRQIAGGHA